The following coding sequences are from one Hyalangium gracile window:
- a CDS encoding carbohydrate binding domain-containing protein has product MMQWRAWALMGLLLGVSLPAAAGTATVYYYTPYKGWSSVYLHHNAGGGWTSVPGTAMSSACTGWVVHVLTTGSGSTFQAVFNDGQNHWDNYNNQSGANYVVPTQGTHQVKNGQLLANAGTPCTADPQPPTEVYYYTRTRGWSTVNIHYAPTGGTWTTAPGVAMNEPACTDWVKKTINLGAATGMKAAFNNNSGSWDNNGGADYSLGTGRITVKDGVVTANAPTPCVVLPPDTTPPTTPTGVTASATQTRIDLAWSASTDDRGVTGYEISRTGGTQGPRTFTSTGTGYSDTGLTPQTTYSYTVKAVDAAGNKSAASASASATTGSAPPPPPAGQPLGGDIREDSIYFVLTARFYDGDAANNRGGSMHVKSGNAANNDPMFRGDFKGLIQKLDYIKALGFSAIWITPVVLNRSDYDYHGYHAWDFHKVDPRLESPGATYQDLINAAHSKGIKIIQDVVYNHSSRWGAKGLWSAKVYGVRDSQWSWYYDAPVSGFEYDGLTIEPSTGKSYYNGDLWSTAEPAGNTCRSWGVPTGSYSQEGYRIYNCQWPNPTSGMFPSQYFHQCWIGNWEGEDSRSCWIHEDLADFNTESTPVQSFLIGVYNKYIDMGVDGFRIDTAVHIPRVTWNRRFLPAAHQYAEQKFGAKGKDFFMFGEVGSFVNDKWNRGSPNHSAQFFTWKERRTYSADDTVAALEQYNYEQSMGTANQPTSTNAFLQGNSYHAPDHSQFSGMSVIDMRMHMNFGEASNAFWNGKDSDDSYNDATYNVVYVDSHDYGPNKSSTRYMGGTEAWAENMSLMWTFRGIPTLYYGSEIEFQAGQKIDCGPTCALATTGRAYYGDNLEGSVTASDFGVVASASGKVAETLSKPLAKHLQRLNQLRRRIPALQKGQYSTDGISGGMAFKRRFTDTARGVDSFVLVTISGGATFSGIPNGTYKDAITGDVRTVTNGALTASVAGKGNMRVYVLDLPGNPAPGKVGSDGPFLKP; this is encoded by the coding sequence ATGATGCAGTGGAGAGCCTGGGCCTTGATGGGGCTGCTGCTGGGAGTGAGCCTGCCGGCAGCCGCCGGTACGGCGACGGTCTACTACTACACGCCGTACAAGGGCTGGAGCAGCGTCTATCTCCACCACAATGCCGGTGGTGGCTGGACGAGCGTGCCAGGCACGGCGATGAGCTCGGCCTGCACGGGCTGGGTCGTCCACGTCCTCACCACGGGGAGCGGCAGCACCTTCCAGGCCGTCTTCAACGATGGCCAGAACCACTGGGACAACTACAACAACCAGTCCGGCGCCAACTACGTCGTGCCCACGCAGGGCACGCACCAGGTCAAGAACGGCCAGCTGCTCGCCAACGCGGGGACGCCCTGCACGGCGGACCCCCAGCCCCCCACCGAGGTCTACTACTACACGCGCACGCGCGGCTGGAGCACCGTCAACATCCACTACGCGCCCACTGGCGGCACGTGGACGACGGCGCCCGGCGTGGCGATGAACGAGCCGGCCTGCACCGACTGGGTAAAGAAGACGATCAACCTGGGCGCCGCCACCGGCATGAAGGCCGCGTTCAACAACAACAGCGGGAGCTGGGACAACAACGGCGGGGCGGACTACTCCCTCGGGACGGGGCGCATCACGGTCAAGGATGGCGTCGTCACCGCCAACGCCCCGACGCCGTGCGTGGTCCTGCCGCCGGACACCACTCCCCCCACGACGCCCACGGGAGTCACCGCCTCTGCGACGCAGACGCGCATCGATCTGGCCTGGAGCGCCTCGACCGATGATCGCGGCGTGACGGGGTACGAGATCTCCCGCACGGGCGGAACCCAGGGGCCGAGGACGTTCACCTCCACGGGCACCGGCTACAGTGACACCGGTCTGACGCCCCAGACGACCTACAGCTACACCGTGAAGGCCGTCGACGCGGCCGGCAACAAGTCCGCCGCCAGCGCCTCGGCCTCGGCCACCACGGGCAGCGCCCCGCCTCCGCCTCCCGCCGGGCAGCCGCTGGGCGGGGACATCCGCGAGGACAGCATCTACTTCGTGCTGACCGCCCGCTTCTACGACGGCGACGCGGCCAACAACCGCGGCGGCAGCATGCACGTGAAGTCGGGCAACGCCGCCAACAACGACCCCATGTTCCGAGGGGACTTCAAGGGGCTGATCCAGAAGCTGGACTACATCAAGGCCCTGGGCTTCTCCGCCATCTGGATCACCCCGGTGGTGCTCAACCGCTCGGACTACGACTACCACGGCTATCACGCGTGGGACTTCCACAAGGTGGATCCGCGCCTGGAGTCCCCGGGCGCCACGTATCAGGACCTGATCAACGCGGCCCACTCCAAGGGCATCAAGATCATCCAGGACGTGGTCTACAACCACTCCAGCCGCTGGGGCGCCAAGGGGCTGTGGAGCGCCAAGGTGTACGGCGTGCGCGACAGCCAGTGGAGCTGGTACTACGACGCGCCGGTGTCCGGCTTCGAGTACGACGGGCTGACGATCGAGCCGAGCACCGGCAAGTCCTATTACAACGGGGATCTGTGGTCGACGGCGGAGCCCGCGGGCAACACCTGCCGCAGCTGGGGCGTGCCGACGGGGAGCTACAGCCAGGAGGGCTACCGCATCTACAACTGCCAGTGGCCCAACCCCACCTCCGGCATGTTCCCCTCGCAGTACTTCCACCAGTGCTGGATCGGCAACTGGGAGGGAGAGGACTCGCGCAGCTGCTGGATCCACGAGGATCTGGCGGACTTCAACACCGAGAGCACGCCCGTCCAGAGCTTCCTCATCGGCGTGTACAACAAGTACATCGACATGGGGGTGGACGGCTTCCGCATCGACACCGCGGTCCACATCCCGCGCGTGACATGGAACCGGCGCTTCCTGCCCGCGGCCCACCAGTACGCCGAGCAGAAGTTCGGCGCCAAGGGGAAGGACTTCTTCATGTTCGGCGAGGTGGGCTCGTTCGTGAACGACAAGTGGAACCGGGGCTCGCCCAACCACTCGGCGCAGTTCTTCACCTGGAAGGAGCGCAGGACGTACAGCGCGGATGACACGGTGGCCGCGCTCGAGCAGTACAACTACGAGCAGTCCATGGGCACCGCGAACCAGCCCACCTCCACCAACGCTTTCCTCCAGGGCAACAGCTACCACGCCCCGGATCACAGCCAGTTCTCCGGCATGAGCGTGATCGACATGCGCATGCACATGAACTTCGGCGAGGCCAGCAACGCCTTCTGGAACGGCAAGGACTCGGACGACAGCTACAACGACGCCACCTACAACGTGGTGTACGTGGACTCGCACGACTACGGCCCCAACAAGTCCTCCACCCGCTACATGGGCGGCACCGAGGCCTGGGCCGAGAACATGAGCCTGATGTGGACCTTCCGGGGCATCCCCACGCTCTATTACGGCTCGGAGATCGAGTTCCAGGCGGGCCAGAAGATCGACTGCGGCCCCACGTGCGCGCTGGCCACCACCGGCCGCGCCTACTACGGGGACAACCTCGAGGGCAGCGTGACGGCCTCGGACTTCGGAGTGGTGGCGTCCGCCTCCGGCAAGGTCGCGGAGACGCTCAGCAAGCCGCTGGCGAAGCACCTGCAGCGGCTGAACCAGCTGCGACGGAGGATCCCTGCCCTCCAGAAGGGCCAGTACTCCACCGATGGAATCTCGGGAGGCATGGCCTTCAAGCGCCGCTTCACGGACACCGCCCGAGGCGTGGACAGCTTCGTGCTGGTCACCATCTCCGGCGGCGCCACCTTCTCGGGCATCCCCAACGGCACCTACAAGGACGCGATCACCGGCGACGTGCGGACCGTGACGAACGGGGCGCTGACCGCCAGCGTCGCCGGCAAGGGCAACATGCGCGTGTACGTGCTCGACCTGCCCGGCAACCCGGCTCCGGGCAAGGTGGGCAGTGACGGTCCCTTCCTGAAGCCCTGA